From a region of the Opitutia bacterium genome:
- a CDS encoding DEAD/DEAH box helicase, translating into MLRLLLPPNLPSAAPRDAIPVRLELDLKAEPPSAFVPALAILQRIGVTPQPVSFVQLTRAQLRELVNALIGEKVFFRLDRPNDPLAWNGLALPGVSEHLSEKPAAPAPPPPPPPKPKVRPPDSTEKKPLAPMTVDGSEHYLAITLPARESVLHAPALEFLQTNRFVLDPLTRKWWLRDRHKVLNLLATHGAELRERFQAEFTPNYERNTAHLKTAAIAAEITEAGEAYDVALGLKAGAAPEAQIRAAVSTGRGYIEDNGNIYLVDRARLAQLEQAHRALAQEPAASPLGKRRIPRARVAEVSDLLEKIAPGFAAPETWRARSGALHNLSTLAPAPIPSWFAATLRPYQQLGVAWLWHLYRQQLGGILADEMGLGKTPQALALLSAATASRAGAARPHLVVVPASLMENWRREAARFAPQLRTFVHHGTQRLAEKDFAAFDLILTSYGTLARDTALFESVDFDLVLADEAQHLKNRRTQAAQSLRALHGRGRFLLTGTPLENSLDDLRSLFEFLMPGFVPKLPPGLKRDERAFHDERLRAQTAPYILRRTKAAVAPELPPKIEQVIWCEPSSAQSQLYRRLQEDSERELIDLAASGASENRLRLATLTQLLRLRQICCDPRLVQPAFGADDSAKLDAFRELLAESIDEGHRMLVFSQFTSLLALLRAELEAQGVAHCYLDGSMSAKARQAEVDRFQSSDDVPVFLISLKAGGTGLNLTAADVVVHYDPWWNPAAEAQATDRTHRIGQTKVVTSYRLICAGTVEEKVMALQDAKRALLADVFEASDAAAARLNLADLRDLLK; encoded by the coding sequence ATGCTCCGCCTTCTCCTGCCGCCGAATCTCCCCAGCGCCGCTCCACGCGACGCGATCCCGGTGCGGCTGGAACTCGACCTGAAGGCGGAGCCGCCGTCGGCATTCGTTCCCGCGCTGGCGATTCTCCAGCGCATCGGCGTCACACCCCAACCGGTCTCGTTCGTTCAACTGACCCGCGCGCAGCTCCGCGAACTCGTCAACGCGCTCATCGGCGAGAAAGTCTTCTTCCGCCTCGACCGCCCGAACGACCCGCTGGCGTGGAACGGCCTCGCGCTGCCCGGGGTGAGCGAGCACCTCTCCGAAAAACCCGCCGCGCCCGCGCCGCCACCACCGCCACCGCCCAAGCCGAAAGTCCGCCCTCCGGACTCCACCGAAAAGAAGCCGCTCGCGCCGATGACAGTCGACGGCTCGGAGCACTACCTCGCCATCACCCTGCCCGCGCGCGAATCGGTCCTCCACGCGCCCGCCCTCGAGTTTCTCCAAACCAACCGCTTCGTGCTCGATCCGCTCACGCGCAAATGGTGGCTCCGTGACCGGCACAAAGTCCTCAACCTCCTCGCCACGCACGGCGCCGAGCTGCGCGAGCGCTTCCAGGCCGAGTTCACGCCCAACTACGAGCGCAACACCGCCCACCTGAAAACCGCCGCCATCGCGGCCGAAATCACGGAAGCCGGCGAAGCCTACGACGTCGCTCTCGGCCTCAAGGCCGGCGCCGCCCCCGAAGCCCAGATCCGCGCCGCCGTCTCGACCGGTCGCGGCTACATCGAGGACAACGGCAACATCTACCTCGTCGACCGCGCCCGACTCGCACAACTCGAGCAGGCCCATCGCGCCCTCGCCCAGGAACCCGCCGCCTCGCCCCTCGGCAAGCGCCGCATCCCAAGGGCGCGCGTCGCGGAAGTCTCCGACCTCCTCGAGAAAATCGCCCCGGGCTTTGCCGCGCCCGAAACCTGGCGTGCGCGCAGCGGCGCGTTGCACAATCTCTCGACGCTCGCGCCGGCCCCGATCCCGTCGTGGTTCGCCGCCACGCTGCGTCCCTATCAACAACTCGGCGTCGCCTGGCTCTGGCATCTCTACCGGCAGCAACTCGGCGGCATCCTCGCCGACGAGATGGGCCTCGGCAAAACCCCGCAGGCACTCGCCTTGCTCTCCGCCGCAACCGCGTCGCGCGCCGGTGCCGCGCGTCCGCACCTCGTCGTCGTTCCCGCCTCGTTGATGGAAAACTGGCGCCGCGAAGCCGCGCGCTTCGCGCCGCAACTCCGCACCTTCGTGCACCACGGCACACAACGCCTCGCGGAAAAGGACTTCGCCGCGTTCGACCTCATCCTCACCTCCTACGGCACGCTCGCGCGCGACACGGCGCTGTTCGAGAGCGTCGACTTCGACCTCGTGCTCGCCGACGAGGCGCAGCACCTGAAGAACCGCCGCACGCAGGCCGCGCAATCGCTCCGCGCGCTGCACGGCCGCGGCCGCTTCCTGCTCACCGGCACGCCGCTCGAAAACTCGCTCGACGATCTCCGCTCGCTCTTCGAGTTCCTCATGCCCGGCTTCGTGCCGAAACTGCCGCCCGGCCTGAAACGCGACGAGCGCGCCTTCCACGACGAGCGCCTGCGCGCGCAAACCGCCCCCTACATCCTGCGCCGCACGAAAGCCGCCGTCGCGCCCGAGCTCCCGCCGAAGATCGAGCAAGTCATCTGGTGCGAACCGAGCTCCGCGCAATCGCAGCTCTACCGCCGCCTGCAGGAGGACAGCGAACGCGAGCTCATCGATCTCGCCGCCTCCGGCGCCTCCGAAAACCGCCTGCGCCTCGCCACGCTCACGCAGCTGCTGCGCCTCCGCCAGATCTGCTGCGACCCGCGGCTCGTGCAACCGGCGTTCGGCGCGGACGACTCCGCGAAACTCGACGCGTTCCGCGAACTGCTCGCGGAGTCCATCGACGAAGGCCACCGCATGCTGGTCTTCTCGCAATTCACCTCGCTGCTCGCCCTGCTGCGCGCCGAGCTCGAGGCGCAAGGCGTCGCGCATTGCTACCTCGACGGCTCGATGAGCGCGAAGGCGCGCCAGGCGGAGGTCGACCGGTTTCAGTCGAGCGACGACGTCCCCGTTTTCCTCATCTCGCTCAAAGCCGGCGGCACCGGTCTCAACCTCACCGCGGCCGACGTCGTGGTGCACTACGACCCGTGGTGGAACCCCGCCGCCGAGGCTCAGGCCACCGACCGCACGCACCGCATTGGCCAGACCAAGGTCGTGACGAGCTACCGCCTGATCTGCGCCGGCACGGTCGAGGAGAAAGTCATGGCGTTGCAGGACGCGAAGCGCGCGCTGCTCGCCGACGTGTTCGAGGCGAGCGACGCGGCCGCCGCCCGCCTCAACCTCGCCGACCTGCGCGACCTGCTGAAGTAG
- a CDS encoding DUF1684 domain-containing protein, whose protein sequence is MRLPFTVLLVPLILGAAPLRADYPQEIAQWRRERVERLTAPDSWLSLIGLHWLQVGDNSVGSAEDNTVRLTAGAPYLGVVRLAADGRATFLAAPASRTEVDGVAAGTHPIELRYGAAKPSLVSADSLSFFVIKRGEKVGLRVRDSASERRTGFLGIDYFELDPSWRIEAQWIAFEQPRMIPITNVLGQTSAMPVPGKAVFTRDGKTYELLPVLEGAGEPLFFIIADETSGTETYAASRFLYADAPKDGKVVLDFNRAQNPPCAFTPFATCPLPPKENRLPIRVTAGEKVYRGEHH, encoded by the coding sequence ATGCGTCTGCCTTTCACCGTCCTTCTCGTGCCCTTGATTCTCGGCGCCGCGCCGCTGCGCGCCGATTACCCGCAGGAGATCGCGCAATGGCGCCGCGAACGCGTGGAGCGACTCACCGCGCCGGACAGCTGGCTGTCGTTGATCGGCCTGCATTGGCTGCAGGTCGGCGACAACTCCGTCGGCTCCGCCGAGGACAACACCGTGCGCCTCACCGCCGGTGCGCCCTATCTCGGCGTCGTGCGACTCGCCGCCGACGGACGCGCCACGTTCCTCGCCGCACCCGCGTCGCGCACGGAAGTCGACGGCGTCGCTGCTGGCACGCACCCCATCGAGCTGCGTTACGGCGCGGCGAAGCCCTCGCTGGTCTCGGCGGACAGCCTCAGCTTCTTCGTGATCAAACGCGGCGAAAAGGTCGGGCTCCGCGTGCGCGACAGCGCGAGCGAGCGCCGCACGGGCTTCCTCGGCATCGACTATTTCGAGCTCGATCCGAGCTGGCGCATCGAGGCGCAATGGATCGCGTTCGAGCAGCCGCGGATGATTCCGATCACCAATGTGCTCGGCCAGACCTCGGCGATGCCGGTGCCCGGCAAAGCGGTGTTCACGCGCGATGGCAAAACCTACGAGCTGCTCCCGGTGCTCGAGGGCGCGGGCGAGCCGCTGTTCTTCATCATCGCCGACGAGACGAGTGGCACCGAAACGTATGCGGCCTCGCGTTTCCTCTACGCGGACGCGCCGAAGGACGGAAAAGTGGTCCTCGATTTCAACCGCGCGCAAAATCCACCGTGCGCGTTCACGCCGTTCGCCACCTGCCCGCTGCCACCGAAAGAAAACCGCCTGCCGATCCGCGTCACCGCCGGCGAAAAGGTTTATCGCGGCGAGCACCACTGA
- a CDS encoding TCR/Tet family MFS transporter: MTSTSARSPAISFIFITMVLAIMGMGLLIPVLPQLIVKMQGGNETSGAHAYGVIVAVYALMQFIGSPILGSLSDRFGRRRIILIATAGSAIDYVIMANAPTLSWLFVARVIAGLTAGIMATANAYIVDVTPPEKRAGAFGMLGGAFGIGFIIGPLLGGVLGDIDIRLPFWVAAGCAAANWVFGFFVLPESLKPENRRAFSWARANPVGALLALRQLPAVLALAWSYFLLMLAQMMLFSTWTLYTLHRYEWSMRTVGFSLMFSGLLMGIVQATLVRKIVPKLGDTRAVVVGFCISCCVQLCYGFASQGWMIFAIIVVGSLAGISGPALQSYITKHVPANEQGAVQGVLGGLQSLAGIPAPLVATWSFGWAISQDGAVHLPWIFSRADGVVTWLANHFLPRHPGIAFFEAAALVLCALLLAIRAFRKDHEPILHPAHS; encoded by the coding sequence ATGACCTCCACGTCCGCCCGCTCACCGGCGATCAGTTTCATCTTCATCACCATGGTCCTCGCGATCATGGGCATGGGGCTGCTCATTCCGGTGCTGCCGCAGCTCATCGTGAAGATGCAGGGCGGCAACGAGACCTCCGGCGCGCACGCCTACGGCGTCATCGTCGCGGTCTATGCGCTGATGCAGTTCATCGGCTCGCCGATTCTCGGCTCGCTCTCGGACCGATTCGGGCGGCGCCGCATCATCCTCATCGCCACCGCGGGCTCGGCGATCGACTACGTCATCATGGCCAACGCCCCGACGCTCTCATGGCTCTTCGTGGCGCGCGTCATCGCCGGCCTCACGGCGGGCATCATGGCCACAGCCAACGCCTACATCGTCGATGTGACGCCGCCGGAGAAACGCGCGGGCGCGTTCGGCATGCTGGGCGGCGCGTTCGGCATCGGTTTCATCATCGGGCCGCTGCTCGGCGGCGTGCTGGGCGACATCGATATCCGCCTGCCGTTCTGGGTCGCGGCGGGCTGCGCGGCGGCCAACTGGGTGTTCGGCTTCTTCGTGTTGCCGGAATCGCTGAAGCCGGAGAATCGCCGCGCCTTCTCCTGGGCGCGCGCCAATCCCGTCGGTGCCCTGCTTGCGCTCCGGCAGCTGCCGGCCGTGCTGGCGCTGGCGTGGAGCTATTTCCTGCTGATGCTTGCCCAGATGATGCTCTTCAGCACGTGGACGCTCTACACGCTCCACCGCTATGAATGGAGCATGCGCACGGTTGGGTTCTCGCTGATGTTCTCGGGGCTGCTGATGGGCATCGTGCAGGCGACGCTGGTGCGCAAGATCGTGCCCAAGCTGGGCGATACGCGCGCGGTCGTCGTGGGCTTCTGCATTTCGTGCTGCGTGCAACTTTGCTACGGCTTTGCCAGCCAGGGCTGGATGATCTTCGCGATCATTGTGGTTGGCTCGCTCGCAGGCATCTCGGGGCCGGCGCTGCAGTCCTACATCACCAAGCACGTCCCCGCGAACGAGCAGGGCGCCGTGCAAGGTGTGCTCGGCGGCCTGCAGAGCCTCGCCGGCATCCCCGCGCCGCTCGTCGCGACGTGGAGTTTTGGCTGGGCGATTTCGCAGGACGGCGCCGTGCATCTGCCCTGGATTTTCTCGCGCGCGGATGGGGTCGTCACGTGGCTCGCGAACCATTTTCTGCCGCGTCATCCGGGCATCGCCTTTTTCGAGGCCGCCGCGCTGGTGCTGTGCGCGCTGCTGCTCGCGATCCGCGCGTTCCGCAAGGACCACGAACCCATTCTTCACCCGGCGCACTCTTGA
- a CDS encoding OmpW family protein, with translation MLKSLINTPRILGSALAALLITVSAAGQQTGWNVRVGATYLSMADKSDAFSALSINFPADAVSVQSKLIPEFDVNYVFNANWSAHVVLTIPQKHEVKLAGVGKLGTFYHLPPHFMAVYHFGGTEAFKPYVGAGVNFTLIWNTKLTVANVPLALEHNSIGLSGQVGFDYDLGNGHYLNVDLKKTALRSDVSAGGSRLTTAKLDPWIFSVGYGWKF, from the coding sequence ATGTTGAAATCACTGATCAATACCCCCCGCATTCTCGGCAGCGCCCTCGCGGCGCTCCTGATCACCGTTTCCGCCGCCGGTCAACAGACGGGCTGGAACGTTCGTGTTGGCGCCACCTACCTGAGTATGGCCGACAAGTCTGACGCCTTCTCGGCGCTCAGCATCAACTTCCCGGCCGACGCGGTCAGCGTGCAGAGCAAACTCATCCCGGAGTTCGACGTGAACTATGTGTTCAACGCGAATTGGTCCGCGCATGTGGTGCTCACGATCCCGCAGAAGCACGAGGTCAAGCTGGCCGGTGTCGGCAAGCTCGGCACGTTCTACCATCTGCCCCCGCACTTCATGGCGGTTTATCATTTCGGCGGCACCGAAGCCTTCAAGCCCTACGTGGGCGCCGGCGTGAACTTCACGCTGATCTGGAACACCAAGCTCACCGTCGCGAACGTGCCGCTGGCGCTCGAGCACAACAGCATCGGCCTCTCCGGACAGGTCGGCTTCGATTACGACCTCGGCAACGGCCACTATCTTAATGTCGACCTCAAGAAGACCGCGCTTCGCAGCGACGTGTCGGCCGGCGGTTCCCGCCTGACGACCGCCAAGCTCGATCCGTGGATCTTCTCGGTCGGCTACGGCTGGAAATTTTGA
- a CDS encoding DsbA family protein — protein sequence MKITYYLEVTSSWCHWVEPTWAELKRRYAGQVKFDWKIALMDAADFPASHAQYDWFLERSSAVMESPVVLKSTYYELPASGGYPAASAVAEAARDLGVTGDEVRVALSQAAYREGRPVGRLDVAVAVAAAASGLDAARLHARAQAPEVAERMRATTAEFHALGVSQRPAFVVESAIGDRAVFSGVVRLAPFVATLDAMLADAAAYAEFGRRRPGPPV from the coding sequence ATGAAAATCACCTACTATCTGGAAGTGACCTCGTCTTGGTGCCACTGGGTGGAGCCCACCTGGGCCGAGTTGAAGCGGCGCTATGCAGGCCAGGTGAAATTCGACTGGAAAATTGCCCTGATGGATGCGGCCGATTTTCCCGCGAGCCATGCGCAATACGATTGGTTTCTCGAGCGCTCCAGCGCCGTCATGGAGTCGCCGGTGGTGCTGAAATCCACTTACTACGAGTTGCCGGCTTCCGGCGGATATCCTGCGGCCTCCGCGGTCGCCGAGGCCGCGCGTGATCTCGGCGTGACGGGCGACGAGGTGCGCGTCGCGCTCTCGCAGGCGGCGTATCGCGAAGGGCGGCCTGTCGGCCGGCTCGACGTGGCGGTGGCGGTCGCCGCCGCCGCGAGCGGTCTCGACGCCGCGCGCCTTCACGCGCGGGCGCAGGCGCCCGAGGTCGCGGAGCGCATGCGGGCGACGACGGCGGAGTTCCACGCACTCGGCGTCTCGCAGCGGCCGGCTTTCGTGGTCGAGAGCGCGATCGGCGATCGAGCGGTGTTTTCCGGTGTCGTGCGACTCGCGCCATTCGTGGCGACGCTCGATGCGATGCTGGCCGACGCGGCGGCCTATGCGGAGTTCGGCCGGCGGCGGCCGGGGCCCCCTGTGTGA